The Glycine soja cultivar W05 chromosome 19, ASM419377v2, whole genome shotgun sequence genomic sequence TCTCCAAAAGCTGAGgagcataagttgattttaacttatgccTCATGGGTGAAGCTCAattcattttacattttaagtGCTTATGGAGAAGGTTATTCGAAAAGGGCATGATTTGGTTCCATTCAAATTTATGATATGGACCCATCTCTATTTGTATGTGGGTGCACTAGTATGTTTATGTGCATCAGTGCATGTGCTTTAATTGATTCCAGTTTTCAGGCTTTAGGTGTTGCACAGCCTTTTAGAGGTGCTCCATTGGAGTATTTTCATATGGATTTTTAAAAGATTCTGTTCTTTATAGGTTGATTTTAATGTTTGGGCATTAAGAGATTATTTGAGAATATGGCTGGACTATCCAATTACTGTCTCTCTGTAACAGTCGTATTACTTTCACTCTTTTTCAAATGTGACTCaaattttcatctcttttttaCCTTTCACACTTTCCAGGCCTGCTGAATGTTGCAATCAAACAAAGAGTATACTGAAGAGGATATCACAGATGAGGTACTTAAAGGAAGGTCTGTTCCATTTAGCTCATCTGACGGTGGTGTGTTTGATTTCCCTGGGCTACGAAATGATATTGAAGTCATGGAACGTAACCTGTTAGGTGGTCTCAGTCGTTTCTTCGACACAGCTGAATAAATGAAGAATGGGTTTTTTGATGTTTTTTCTAAGTCTCCAAGCATCTTTTGATGCAGAGTCATCCTCAGTGCCCTCTGTGAGGAGAGGGATACCTATTGAAGAATATCGTCGGCCAGAAACCTATCCTAAATCCAACGAAAATGAATCAGGAGATACTGATTTTGTTGCAATGGCTAAAgatgtttaaactttaaatatgccctggatataaaataagttttcttAGTTTTGTATTAAATTGTTAACATCTGAACCACAAGCAAGTCCTCTAATATATGCTTCTCTGCATCGTTGGCAGCTGTTTAAAATGTTTCtttactctttttctttaaGCTGTGGCTGATGGAGCGTGTGACCCAATTTATATCTTCCCCTACACTCAGTTATAGGCGATATGAATGATTAAGGGGCTCTTTCATTTAGTTATttcctgtttttatttttatcgaaaataaaaaatgatgatggaaatatattttgttgaatttttgaaaatatttttaataaaattattttctcaaacaaataaaaaataaaaataataaaattttattttcagaattaaaaataaaatctattttaaataaaatgaaaatacggtaacaacaaaacaaatataattttaagtaaattgtGAATCGACTAGTAACTTTGTTCCTCTGAAGAAGTAAAAAAACACGTTCAGAACGTTCAGTTGCTAATGGAAGCTAATGCGGCACCACTTATCTGTTTGACTTTTTTTCTCGTAAAATCCATGTTCATGTCCccttacctttttcttttttctgttaatTAAACTGTTAATTTTAAGGGTTTCATTTTGATtcgttgataatataaaaacattttcatttgATAACGTGatgttaggtttttttttttttttttttttttaaggacgTGTTGTTTGTTGTTAAATCATGAAAGAGTTGATGAATACAAtggtcattatttatttttgatttagaTTTATTAACCAATACTACTGACTGGTACTGAATGGGTCACTTGCAAAAGTATGTCCAGATGGATTTGTCAACCTTTGTGTCGATGATGACGTATTTGAATTGATCAAATTGAACATCGAGGACCaagtaaattttacatttttgtatattaataactaatatatattACGTATATTGCatgaatatttgtaaatttaaattaaaagccataaaatataaactttaaaactaaaacaaaagataagtttaattaataaagattaCTTTATTGatagtaaaaatattaaataaaaaagtacaggcattcaaaaatttattctgaaatatttaaaattaatacagctaatataatatttttaatagtgACTTGTATATAtctcattatatttaatttcatttaaataaaattaaatattacttaATGAAATTAAGaatcattcaaaaaaataagaaaaataaaaagattcttTATTTGAATAAcgaattaaaaaggaaaaatacaattttattttgacaaaaaatcaaaagcatgTGATACAAAGCAAGAAAGACATTGAGAAGTATATAGAAAAGTTATCCTATCTTTAAGAATGTATCATACAACTTACATGGgtgattataatttatattgtttgttaaaaaatatatttattttaaaagaaagttaTTTATTAATCATTTGAAACTTAATACTTTGTACCCAaaagcaacattttttttacaaatattagtttttattaacaTGAAAAATCGAACGGCAACCTTTTcccattttcttctttcttaaccCAAAAGCAACATACTAGTACTTGCTAAGGTATTATTTTTCTGGTCTTGTTacattttaagtaattataagtgaaaaattttattacaaaaagggaatattgttgtaattttaatagaaattttatttatttgtacttaaaattaattttaaaaattgatgctactaaaactatattttttatccctTCTTAAAATAACTTGGAAAATAACCAAGCACGgaataaaatttcttaaaaaaactattCGGTTCATACAAATTTCtgaaattatttaatcttttgaaGTTCATGTTGGATTTAAACTCTTGACTTCGTAAGCAAGGTAAAACTATTACATGTGTATAGTATAGGTTTCTAatcttatccaaaaaaaaacctttaaaaaATAAGCACAAGACAAGCCTTGAATAACTTTATATATGtttatgatgataaaaaaaactttatttatgttatttacatttttttattataaagaaaGAAACCGGCGATGGCCGGAGGATTAGTGCCTTCCATTCCAGTGAGGCCTCCCTCACACAAGTAATCCCTACCGGAAGAAGAGTGCCAATACCAAGACCATGGTCACGTGCAActgtacttattttttttagcatgaagatgatatttattaactttatttataattaatttttgtccaAAAGTTTTGCTTGCCACTTTTGATTCTGTtctcttatgattttttttttattcacaaaatttaataaagaagtcTGAAACATTCACTCAACAGTCAACACGTGGCATCCCTTCATTTCCATTGGATTGCCTCGCTCGCACGCGTTTCCTCCAACGTTTGAAACATTCTCCATTAACAGAAATATAAACACAGGTAACTGTCTGTCACCCGCTCATTGTCCTTCCCTCCTTTTTGTCGTACCTAATCCCTCTCACTCTCACCCATTGGGACCTTAAATTCTCACATctttatctctctctttcttcttaaATATACACAAACTTTAATACTACAATTTGATTCATTTCACTTAATTTCtaggaaaaaaatacacattttcCCATGTGTAAAAACTAATAAGTCATCATGGAAGGATCATTCATTCCCCTCACTCATCATGAAAGaataatttccatttttttaattgcttACAAGAGATTGCACACGATCTTTTCCATCTATATAACATCAACACTTTCTCTTATCCTTTTCCTTATTCAACGCGAACAATTCCCACTCGGACTCTGTCTCACACCTTCTAGTTTACAACTTTCACTCCTTTGAAAACTTCCACTTTTACGCCTTCAAAATTATCCTTTTACACCTCTTTTCCTCGTCCATTTTCGTTTCCATAAAGGGTTTCATTCATTAATTCGAATCATTCTACTTCTTCTTCAAATCTCCACTGATTTTCCCTTCAATGTTCATATGCTCGCTTTAGGCTATAGTGGGTTTGGTGCAGAAATTCGAATCTGATTTCGGGGCTTCACCTGCTTCTTGTTTCTTATATGCAAAAACAGTGACAAGTGCATGATGGGAAACAATTGTCTCGGATCGAAAACCTCAAATGATGCACTATTTCCCTATGTTCTTCCGAGTTCATTCTGGTGGCTTCATCAAACAAGTGTCAAAGAAATTTCTGATGCACCTTCAATTGTGAGTAGAATTCAAGACACACATTTTCTAGAGAATGTTCAAGAAAAGCCACCACTTGTAGTGAAAATTAACAATGAGGAGATGAAGCTGAAACCAGTTCCACTTCCAACCAATAAACACCAGAAAGAGACTAACATGTCTTCAGGGGAACAAATAAGGCAAATACAAAAAATGCCTCACAAAGTTAAGAGGCTACCAATAGGGCTTCAAGCCGAGTcaattttgaagagaaaaaatggtAACTTTAAGGAGTACTATAACTTGGGACAAGAGCTTGGGAAGGGGCAATATGGAACAACATTCCTATGCACTGAGAAAGCCACTGGGAAAAAGTATGCATGCAAGTCCATTCCAAAAGTGAAATTGGCTATGGATGATGATGTGGAGGATGTGAGGAGGGAGATTGAGATAATGCATCACTTGGAAGGGTGTCCTAATGTGATATCAATCAAAGGGTCTTATGAGGATGGTGTTGCAGTTTATGTTGTGATGGAGTTGTGTGGAGGGGGTGAACTGTTTGATAGGATAGTGGAAAAGGGGCATTACACAGAGAGAAAAGCAGCTAAACTTGCAAGGACTATAGTCAGTGTTATAGAGGGGTGCCACTCCCTTGGAGTGATCCATCGGGATCTTAAGCCTGAGAATTTTCTTTTCGTTGATGGGAATGAAGAGTCTACTCTTAAGGCCATAGATTTTGGATTGTCTGTTTTCTTCAAACCAGGTTTGGCTAAAatgttcattttctttttccctgCTTGTCTAATCAATATTTGTTTTCCTTCTGCCAtcgtttgttttttgttttgggaggtaattaattagttaacttaccttttttttactttaacgTCTCTTTGGAAGGATGTTTTGGGGGAAAAAAagagacatttatttttaaattaggactgttatataattttaatatttataaaaaaaacaaaagattaaGATGGTAAGTGCATGTTAATTtactatttaatttcttttatttaaaaatttaagagagttatataatatttataaaaataaataaaatattaggatATTGAGTCTGtgttagtttattattttatttaaaatagtttgaTATGAGAACATGCAGAGCTTTCCTGAAGAAATAAATTGTAGCTGATGCTTCCCTCAAAATAATTacttgaaaaactaaaatttccTGCATTGTTCTACTTACATGGTTGCTATGAGTCTTTGTCACTAACAATCTTAATTTACAGGAGACATTTTTAAGGACGTGGTTGGAAGTCCTTATTACATCGCACCTGAAGTTCTACGGAGGCATTATGGTCCAGAAGTTGATGTGTGGAGTGCAGGTGTGATCATATACATTCTCTTATGCGGAACACCTCCATTTTGGGGTGGTAAGAGTTCTTCAGATATCTAGCCCTTGAATGATACAATCGTTTTTCTTAGTTTGTATTTCCTTATTGTTTTTCCTggttctaaaaaatattttccttggTGATAGAATCGGAGCAAGAGATATTTGAAGAAGTTTTGCATGGTGATCTTGATTTCTCTTCAGATCCTTGGCTTAATATCTCTGAAAGTGCTAAAGACTTGGTTAGGAAAATGCTTGTTAGAGATCCTAGAAAACGGATGACAGCACATGAAGTTCTTCGTAAGTTTCTGTACTCATGTTCCATTTAGATGCTAGTGAAACACATTTCAATGCCACATCTGGCATGCCATTACACATTTCATATTTTCTTTAGTATGGccttattattcttttaattgcTGATAATTTACTTTGATACACCTTCAACACATACAAAGTTACTatgaaaatcttttaaaaaattaattattcagtGCTTAATTTTTCATCACTAAAATTGCTGAGCTGTTAGATCTTTTCAATTTATCAAACACACTATAAGAAGGAATATCTTGTATTAAGATTTTGGACAAAATATTAGGCATTTTATCAGACTTTCTGACTAGTGAATTGTCATTGTCACAAAATCATAGAAGTTGAAGGTTTTGTTACCACCTTGTAAATGATAATGTGCTGATTCTTTGCAGGTCACCCTTGGATTCAGGTTGATGGAGTTGCTCCAGACAAGCCTCTTGATTCTGCAGTTTTGAGTCGCCTGAAGCAGTATTCTGTAATGAGCAAGCTCAAAAAAATGGCTCTTAGAGTAAGTTATTTTTCCAAGACATAAACTCTGCACCATAACTTCTATTAGCAAAGTAGAATATATCAACATACTTCCATTTGGAATTGTCAAATCGTGCACTCATAATATTTTCCTTGTTATCTCTATAGGTTATTGCAGAGAATCTCTCAGAAGAAGAAATTTTTGAACTGAAAGTAATGTTTAAGATGATAGACACAGACAACAGTGGTCATAttactttagaaaaacttaaggCTGGATTGAAAATGCTTGGTGCTAATCTCAGTGAACCAGAAATTTTGGATCTAATGCAAGCTGTAAGTATTAGTACAGAATTATCTTAAATTTCCTTAATGTCACAAAATAAGCGtacattttctctctttttcctgtTCGGCCAAACAATTTTTCCTGATAGAATATTAAGATTCTTATTGTTTTAGGAGGTATGACTCTTATTATGTGTGTAGAACTATAGAAGTAGTCCTATTGGACTTCACATGTTCAAGTTGTAACTTGACCTATATTATGGTTAGTGTTTCTAATTCCATTCTTTATGATTAGTCTTACAAGGGAAAGATTTCTGAGTATCATTTAGTCAAACATTCTTATGCAAGTAGGGAAAAGTAAAATTGTAAATAGAAACCAAAATGGTAAAGGTAGTGTTAACCAGTTTTAGTAGCACatccttataaattataatccaTTTgttccattttaaaaaaaaaataattctgatCGCAGGCAGATGTTGACAACAGTGGCACAATTGACTACAGAGAATTCATAGCTGCAACATTACATTTAAACAAAGTTGAAAGAGAAGATCATTTAGTTGctgctttttcattttttgatagAAGTGGAAGTGGCTACATCTCTCAAGATGAGCTTCTAAAAGCTTGTAAAGAATTTGGCATGGAGAATGTCTGCTTGGAGGAAATGATCCAAGAAGCTGATCAGAATAATGTCAGTACATTTTATAGTAACGTAATTTAATGCTTGGTATCTGACAAATGAAATCCCAACGTGTATGCCTCTGAGACTCTTAAGAAGTAACCCTTGTCCGTTTTCCTACATCGGTGACGGTAACTATGTAGAAGTAACCCTTGTCCTCATCAAGATGAAAATTATGACTGAAAAGTAAACCAACATTCTAAACAATGCTTTCTTTGCTGTTCGGATGTTTGATTCTCGTATAAGGTGTTAGGTCATAAGTGGCCTTCATAAGCtcaaatttatgttaaaataaatttatgacgttgttattttcatgttttaccCTTTCAGGATGGCCGAATAGACTACAATGAATTCGTGGCTATGATGCAGAGAGGCAATGCAGATTTCAGTCAAAACGGTTTAAAGGGTGACACTGATTTTAGTATTGGATTTAGGGAGGCACTATTAGTGTGTTGAGAAAAAGTGGAAAcgttttttattccttttcctCAAGATATGGTGAAATTAATTGCTTTTGAGGAAAATTCATATCAAACTTTTGGGTTTCAACTTGGTGACCTCTAAATTCCATCCAGGCCAGCATTTAAGAGTGTTGAATGCATCATTATGGTTAGGACAATTCATATCAACAAGTTTAACATGAACTGATGATTCTTGATAATGGAGTTGGTAGAGGGAGTTTTTCAAGTAGTGTTTGTCATGCTTAACACTTAGGGTTAAAGGATTATAATGAGTTTGCCTAATGTCAAAAATATCACtatctgaattttatttctgtCTCGCCTCCAAATGTTATAGATATGAATTATAATGTAAAACAACCTATATATAAAAGGGGAAACGgtttaatcaattcaattttaaatctttacaatttaatatttaagatCAATGGCTAAAATTGAGTTAATAAagtcaaaaagaaggaaaagaaaaaagaaaaattgcaaACTTTCCAAATCCGCTTATTCAAACACAATCTTAAATGATCCTCTGTCTCAATCTTATAACTTGGCCATGGTCAATGTATCTTCATAACGATTTTTTGGATAAGaattgtgtgtgtgagagacaTAATTAACAGTAGACAGTAGGACTCAAAGTTTATACCTACACCAAATTGGTAAATTCTATCTCTCTATTCTACCTTAATCTAAAGATCaagattttatcattaaattaagaTGACTTGTTTCTCCTCTTTCCTCTCTGCCCATTAAACATCAAAAAAGCCtttctttgtttgttttttttttaatgatttcatTGAGCATAAGCATTAACTAGAGATTCTCACAATTATCAGTCTCAACCTCTTATTCCGATTCAAAAACAAACTGAAAAACATTATCAAGAAAatgcacaaaaaaattatactacaaTTGTTTGTAGTCCTCACTCCTCAAGAAAAACTGAAGAATTTGGGGGAACTGCTGAAAACTCCaaaggacaaaaaagaaaataaggtaCAGCACCATTAAAGCATAGTGAGTATATCAAGtgagaatactttattattattaaaaaaatgagaattatgaatttaaatataCATGACATTTTACTAGGATTTATTATTCTCATAgctcattagaaaaaaaacaaaaaaaaaatgttaataaaaaattgttaaaatagtGATTTGACACTTTTATCCATTAATTAAGATTTGAAGTTCAATCTCGAGTTTGACATGAAATACCATAGAAGGTatcatttttttccaaaaatgaaCTGACCCGGTGAGAAGGAAACTACAGCAtcgggttaaaaaaaaaaagctaaaatgGGAGCAAAAATCCTTCACACGTTTGCAGATCCAATTTTGGTCAAGTGTGTGGCATCAAATCAATTATTCACTGCATATGTACTTCTATACTGAGAAACATACCACGCAGGCTTTTTGACTACGttttctttcaagtttcaacataTCCTCGAGCATTTTGGATGAGGACAATGGAAGGTCCACTTAACGCTAGTCAGTGCCTTCAATTTGTTGGTATGCATATGGCTATATGCTGTTCTTTAAATTATCATTGCCACttgtctcttttctctctctccctctctccttTAATGTCAATGAAAATAAGgatgtttaaatatataaactatTGCAAGCTAACCAAAATCTTTCACAACTAgactctctttctttttggccTTCAGTAATTGgaaaattatttgagatttggacaaaatttgtataaaatggATAGAGATTTGGACAAAATTCAACTTGCAGTGATTTccattatataataaaagaaaacatgt encodes the following:
- the LOC114399392 gene encoding calcium-dependent protein kinase 26-like; amino-acid sequence: MMGNNCLGSKTSNDALFPYVLPSSFWWLHQTSVKEISDAPSIVSRIQDTHFLENVQEKPPLVVKINNEEMKLKPVPLPTNKHQKETNMSSGEQIRQIQKMPHKVKRLPIGLQAESILKRKNGNFKEYYNLGQELGKGQYGTTFLCTEKATGKKYACKSIPKVKLAMDDDVEDVRREIEIMHHLEGCPNVISIKGSYEDGVAVYVVMELCGGGELFDRIVEKGHYTERKAAKLARTIVSVIEGCHSLGVIHRDLKPENFLFVDGNEESTLKAIDFGLSVFFKPGDIFKDVVGSPYYIAPEVLRRHYGPEVDVWSAGVIIYILLCGTPPFWGESEQEIFEEVLHGDLDFSSDPWLNISESAKDLVRKMLVRDPRKRMTAHEVLRHPWIQVDGVAPDKPLDSAVLSRLKQYSVMSKLKKMALRVIAENLSEEEIFELKVMFKMIDTDNSGHITLEKLKAGLKMLGANLSEPEILDLMQAADVDNSGTIDYREFIAATLHLNKVEREDHLVAAFSFFDRSGSGYISQDELLKACKEFGMENVCLEEMIQEADQNNDGRIDYNEFVAMMQRGNADFSQNGLKGDTDFSIGFREALLVC